Proteins from a genomic interval of Kribbella aluminosa:
- a CDS encoding SDR family NAD(P)-dependent oxidoreductase — translation MDTHFWGTLDVIRAFSPVLAANGGGAVVNVLSALSWFAAPGTGTYSAAKAAEWNMTNGVRLELAAQGTLVQGVLLGAADTDIAAGYDGPKIHPRDVPRRSLDGLTAGSIEVIVDEWTAMVKASLAGDPATFYTRITELLDAS, via the coding sequence ATGGACACGCACTTCTGGGGCACGCTCGACGTGATCCGCGCGTTCAGCCCCGTGCTCGCGGCGAACGGCGGAGGTGCCGTCGTGAACGTGTTGTCGGCACTGTCCTGGTTCGCGGCCCCCGGCACCGGCACGTACTCAGCCGCAAAGGCCGCCGAATGGAACATGACCAACGGCGTACGTCTCGAGCTCGCGGCTCAAGGCACGCTGGTCCAAGGCGTCCTCCTCGGAGCCGCCGACACCGATATCGCGGCCGGATACGACGGCCCCAAGATCCACCCACGCGACGTACCACGCCGCTCACTCGACGGCCTCACCGCGGGGTCGATCGAGGTGATCGTCGACGAATGGACCGCGATGGTAAAGGCCTCACTCGCCGGCGACCCCGCCACCTTCTATACCCGAATCACCGAACTGCTCGACGCAAGCTGA
- a CDS encoding MerR family transcriptional regulator, whose amino-acid sequence MRIGEVARRAGVSTRALRYYEEQGLLTSERTHSGQRIYPETAVERVRLIQQLLTAGLPSRTIVRLMPCIEAGQASPEVFELMAAERSRISTAMAGLAAARDALDTLIDIANNPTPEHCPALRVPAWAPYEHAEAEPAGLPPTRVRTTA is encoded by the coding sequence ATGCGGATCGGAGAGGTCGCACGCCGGGCGGGGGTCAGCACAAGAGCCCTCCGGTATTACGAGGAGCAAGGTCTGCTCACGTCGGAACGCACCCACAGCGGCCAGCGCATCTACCCCGAGACAGCGGTCGAACGTGTCCGGCTGATCCAGCAGCTCCTCACCGCCGGCCTGCCCAGCCGAACTATCGTGCGACTGATGCCTTGCATCGAAGCCGGGCAGGCTTCCCCCGAGGTCTTCGAGCTGATGGCGGCCGAGCGGAGCCGCATCAGTACCGCCATGGCCGGCCTCGCCGCTGCGCGGGATGCTCTCGACACCTTGATCGACATCGCGAACAACCCAACGCCCGAACACTGCCCGGCGCTCCGGGTGCCGGCCTGGGCGCCGTACGAACACGCCGAAGCGGAGCCGGCTGGCCTACCACCAACGCGAGTGCGCACCACCGCCTGA
- a CDS encoding class I SAM-dependent methyltransferase: MSEHTARAIRLFDELAADYDEVPLFFRGFAQLHADWLDPQPGTAALDLGATFDLVCAGFVMHLLDDPAATAAEIHRVLRPGGVFSFSIPCDVENAPDWDFYGALIREYQPYIPVGKGRLGRPLDGQQLLAAEGFHNLNQTEVSQHLPDPFWNWSLSHGSRAFIDALPHNNAQPSNPASANS, encoded by the coding sequence GTGAGCGAACATACCGCCCGGGCAATTCGGCTGTTCGACGAGCTGGCGGCGGACTACGACGAGGTTCCACTGTTCTTCCGCGGGTTCGCGCAGCTGCACGCCGACTGGCTCGACCCCCAGCCCGGCACCGCCGCACTCGACCTCGGCGCAACCTTCGACCTGGTCTGCGCCGGCTTCGTCATGCACCTCCTCGACGACCCCGCAGCAACAGCCGCCGAGATCCACCGAGTACTGCGCCCCGGCGGCGTGTTCTCGTTCTCCATACCCTGCGACGTCGAGAACGCACCGGACTGGGACTTCTACGGCGCCCTCATCCGCGAGTACCAGCCCTACATCCCGGTCGGCAAGGGCCGCCTGGGCCGCCCCCTCGACGGCCAGCAACTGCTAGCGGCCGAAGGCTTCCACAACCTCAACCAGACCGAGGTCAGCCAACACCTCCCCGACCCCTTCTGGAACTGGTCCCTCTCTCACGGCTCAAGAGCCTTCATCGACGCCCTGCCCCACAACAACGCACAGCCTTCGAATCCCGCCTCCGCCAACAGCTAG
- a CDS encoding maleylpyruvate isomerase family mycothiol-dependent enzyme has protein sequence MTELNADQARRAIVDHTRRLAEAAAAAGPDAAVPTASEWTVTNLVEHVGQTQNWVAEIIERRITDPTQLPTEVAALPADPGEWSAWLAESAQRLAKACSDDALDAPVFNPAGDGRTGVRFWIGSQLNEAVVHGFDAAAAAGRPVDVDADIAAALISNHLAMLTSPTWEMQRPESAHAIRGDGQVLQWQATDAGAWFVVRRPDGATWQTGTQQAEVTITGPARSLLLTLTRRLPLTDSDITVDGDADLARHWIDNTAHVSG, from the coding sequence ATGACCGAGCTGAACGCCGACCAGGCGCGGCGAGCGATCGTCGACCACACCCGGCGCCTGGCGGAAGCAGCCGCCGCGGCCGGGCCGGACGCCGCCGTGCCGACCGCGTCCGAGTGGACTGTCACCAACCTGGTGGAGCACGTCGGCCAGACCCAGAACTGGGTCGCGGAGATCATCGAGCGGCGCATCACCGATCCCACGCAGTTGCCCACGGAGGTGGCCGCGCTGCCCGCCGATCCCGGCGAGTGGTCGGCGTGGCTGGCGGAGTCCGCGCAGCGACTCGCGAAGGCGTGCTCCGATGACGCGCTCGACGCGCCGGTGTTCAATCCGGCGGGGGACGGGCGCACCGGAGTGCGGTTCTGGATCGGCAGCCAGCTCAACGAAGCGGTCGTCCACGGCTTCGACGCGGCCGCGGCGGCGGGTCGGCCGGTCGACGTCGACGCCGACATCGCAGCGGCGCTGATCAGCAATCACCTCGCGATGCTCACCTCTCCGACGTGGGAGATGCAGCGGCCTGAGTCCGCTCATGCGATCCGGGGCGATGGGCAGGTCCTGCAGTGGCAGGCGACCGACGCCGGCGCTTGGTTCGTCGTACGCCGGCCTGACGGTGCGACGTGGCAAACCGGAACCCAACAGGCCGAGGTGACGATCACCGGCCCGGCACGATCGCTGCTGCTGACGTTGACCCGACGGCTGCCGTTGACCGACAGCGACATCACCGTGGACGGCGACGCGGACCTCGCTCGGCACTGGATCGACAACACCGCTCACGTCAGCGGCTGA
- a CDS encoding phosphotransferase, giving the protein MDEVQVVVAHSERATLRVGDVFLKVDGDPGNLEVEVEAMRLAPVPTPEVLWRKPNVLALAAVRGAALGRLGEPSPASPDAWAAAGAAVRKLHEAPLPPWSAPTSEEIGAKLDGECEWLIANGVLPADLVIRNREVAELAFRPWEPVFAHGDLQITHVFTEGDEVTGIIDWSEASKGDPLNDLAIMTLGHEECLDDLLAGYGTDVDVDVIRAWWSLRSLQASRWLIEHGFDPNEPGAEFDVLRAAYERS; this is encoded by the coding sequence GTGGATGAGGTTCAGGTTGTCGTGGCGCACAGTGAACGGGCGACCCTGCGGGTGGGGGACGTGTTTCTGAAGGTCGACGGTGATCCGGGGAACCTCGAGGTCGAGGTCGAGGCGATGCGGTTGGCGCCGGTGCCGACGCCGGAGGTTCTGTGGCGGAAGCCGAATGTGCTCGCGCTTGCCGCGGTGCGCGGGGCGGCGCTCGGCCGGCTCGGGGAGCCTTCGCCGGCGTCGCCGGATGCGTGGGCCGCGGCGGGCGCCGCCGTACGGAAGTTGCATGAGGCACCATTGCCGCCGTGGTCGGCGCCGACCAGCGAGGAGATCGGCGCGAAGCTCGACGGTGAGTGCGAGTGGCTGATCGCGAACGGCGTACTTCCCGCCGACCTGGTCATCCGGAATCGCGAGGTCGCGGAGCTGGCGTTCCGGCCGTGGGAGCCGGTGTTCGCGCATGGGGACCTGCAGATCACCCACGTGTTCACCGAGGGCGACGAGGTCACCGGCATCATCGACTGGTCCGAGGCGAGCAAGGGCGACCCGTTGAACGACCTCGCCATCATGACGCTCGGGCACGAGGAATGCCTCGACGACCTGCTGGCCGGGTACGGCACCGACGTGGACGTCGACGTGATCCGCGCCTGGTGGTCGCTGCGCAGTCTCCAGGCGTCCCGCTGGCTGATCGAGCACGGCTTCGACCCGAACGAGCCGGGCGCCGAGTTCGACGTCCTCCGAGCGGCCTACGAGCGGTCGTAG
- a CDS encoding helix-turn-helix domain-containing protein — protein MDPLDLLLHPVRLRIVHAMSGGRVRTTSDLCARLSDVPKTSVYRHVALLAEGGVLEVVDEQRVHGAVERHYQLRADRTRIGPEAAATMTLDDHRRGFTATMAALLAEFNTYLDRPGANPLHDSVGYRQGILWLSEDELAALIKDIQQTLANYSGNSPAPGRTPRLHTMISFPVEPPEQTG, from the coding sequence ATGGATCCGCTCGACCTGCTGCTGCACCCGGTCCGGCTGCGCATCGTGCATGCCATGTCCGGCGGCCGCGTGCGGACGACGTCCGACCTGTGCGCGCGGCTGTCCGACGTACCGAAGACCAGCGTCTACCGGCATGTCGCGCTCCTGGCCGAGGGCGGCGTACTGGAGGTCGTCGACGAGCAGCGCGTCCACGGCGCGGTCGAGCGGCACTACCAACTCCGCGCCGACCGCACCCGGATCGGCCCGGAGGCAGCCGCGACGATGACCCTCGACGACCACCGCCGCGGCTTCACCGCGACGATGGCCGCCCTGCTGGCCGAGTTCAACACCTACCTCGACCGCCCCGGCGCCAACCCGCTCCACGACTCAGTCGGCTACCGCCAAGGCATCCTCTGGCTCTCCGAGGACGAGCTGGCCGCCCTCATCAAGGACATCCAGCAAACCCTGGCCAACTACTCCGGAAACAGCCCAGCGCCCGGCCGCACCCCCCGCCTCCACACGATGATCTCCTTCCCGGTCGAACCACCCGAACAAACCGGATGA
- a CDS encoding erythromycin esterase family protein: MTGLSEAAVHALDDLTWLDDVIGDARVVAIGESSHYSHEFLALRHRLLRYLVERHGFTAYAMESGFPEGRRTDAWVRNGAPDELGSVLATGMTSLMGVWTEMRDLLGWLRQHNGKVGFYGIDLPGSVVSTLPGLELLFDYLRVADPEFEPDPVIRDTAGALAVSSPFSAPAAMAAYGQLEQSTKDAFTAGLAGLVARLAARRLEYVDRTSRDAYGEAWCALAGAVALDALARAMAGGDRLSMMNIRDAAMADAVEWILGREERVVLAAHNGHVQRRPGVLPGMPPMTPLGMHLADRLGQDYVVIGTTMDTGQILTNGPEFYTGTLFSPLPPAAPDSIDGLMAASHDGPFGVDLRRLSDADARAVRAAGRQRVLADHYGDVEVLTAYDVLLHVPVITPAHPDVDALAFAPVDVQGPFDAYLGTARTA; the protein is encoded by the coding sequence GTGACTGGACTGAGTGAAGCCGCCGTGCATGCGTTGGACGACCTGACGTGGCTCGACGACGTGATCGGCGACGCGCGGGTGGTCGCGATCGGGGAGAGCTCGCACTACAGCCATGAGTTCCTGGCGTTGCGTCATCGGTTACTGCGGTACCTCGTCGAACGGCACGGGTTCACGGCGTACGCGATGGAGTCCGGCTTCCCCGAGGGCCGGCGTACCGACGCCTGGGTCCGGAACGGTGCGCCGGACGAGCTCGGCTCGGTACTCGCCACGGGAATGACCTCGCTCATGGGCGTCTGGACCGAGATGCGCGACCTCCTCGGGTGGCTGCGGCAACACAACGGGAAGGTCGGCTTCTACGGGATCGACCTCCCGGGCTCGGTGGTGTCCACGCTGCCCGGCCTGGAGTTGCTGTTCGACTACCTCCGTGTCGCCGATCCGGAGTTCGAACCCGACCCCGTCATCCGGGACACCGCAGGAGCGCTAGCCGTGTCGTCACCGTTCTCCGCGCCCGCTGCGATGGCCGCGTACGGGCAGCTCGAACAGTCCACGAAGGACGCCTTCACCGCGGGTCTCGCCGGGCTTGTCGCGCGATTGGCTGCGCGGCGGCTGGAGTACGTCGACCGTACGTCGCGGGACGCGTACGGCGAAGCCTGGTGCGCGTTGGCGGGCGCGGTCGCCCTCGACGCGCTGGCCCGTGCGATGGCCGGCGGCGACCGGTTGTCGATGATGAACATCCGGGACGCCGCCATGGCGGACGCCGTCGAGTGGATCCTCGGGCGGGAGGAACGCGTCGTACTGGCCGCGCACAACGGCCACGTCCAGCGCCGGCCCGGCGTGCTGCCCGGCATGCCGCCGATGACCCCGCTCGGTATGCACCTTGCCGACCGGCTCGGGCAGGACTACGTGGTCATCGGTACGACGATGGACACCGGGCAGATCCTGACGAACGGGCCGGAGTTCTACACCGGCACGCTCTTCAGCCCGCTGCCGCCCGCCGCGCCGGACAGCATCGACGGGCTGATGGCGGCCAGCCACGATGGCCCGTTCGGCGTCGACCTGCGGCGGTTGTCCGACGCGGACGCTCGCGCGGTTCGAGCGGCAGGACGGCAGCGGGTGCTGGCCGACCATTACGGCGATGTCGAGGTGCTGACGGCGTACGACGTACTGCTGCACGTCCCGGTGATCACGCCGGCACATCCGGACGTCGACGCGCTGGCGTTTGCCCCCGTCGACGTACAGGGTCCGTTCGACGCCTACCTCGGTACGGCAAGGACCGCCTGA
- a CDS encoding aldo/keto reductase, producing the protein MQYRTLGRTGVQVSTLALGAMNFGAIGRTGQDEATAIVDAALAAGVNLIDTADMYSNGQSEEFVGAAIAGRRDDVVLATKGSLPMGEDRNRRGASRRWLTTALENSLRRLGVEYVDLYQVHRWDPATSDEETLSALTDLQRAGKIRYFGTSEYPAYRLVEAQWAADRHHLSRFVTEQPSYSLLQRGAEAEVLPVAEQYGLGVLTWSPLASGWLSGAVRAGQAVTTSRSAVMPERFDTTIPANAAKLEAVEQLAKLADQSGLTLIQLALAFITTHPAVTSALIGPRTLDHLNSQLAAADTTLTPDILDAIDTIVAPGTDLSPAEKHSVSPALTTPPLRRR; encoded by the coding sequence ATGCAGTACCGCACACTCGGCCGGACCGGCGTACAGGTCAGCACGCTGGCGCTCGGCGCGATGAACTTCGGCGCGATCGGGCGCACCGGCCAGGACGAGGCCACCGCGATCGTCGACGCCGCGCTGGCCGCGGGCGTCAACCTGATCGACACCGCCGACATGTACTCGAACGGCCAGTCCGAGGAGTTCGTCGGCGCCGCGATCGCCGGCCGCCGCGACGACGTCGTACTCGCCACCAAAGGCAGCCTGCCGATGGGCGAGGACCGCAACCGGCGCGGGGCGTCCCGCCGCTGGCTGACGACGGCCTTGGAGAACAGCCTCCGCCGGCTCGGGGTCGAGTACGTCGACCTGTACCAGGTGCACCGCTGGGACCCGGCCACGAGCGACGAGGAGACGTTGTCGGCGCTGACCGACCTGCAACGCGCGGGGAAGATCCGGTACTTCGGCACGTCCGAGTACCCGGCGTACCGCCTCGTCGAGGCCCAGTGGGCGGCCGACCGGCACCACCTGAGCCGCTTCGTCACCGAGCAGCCGAGCTACTCCCTCCTGCAACGCGGCGCGGAGGCGGAGGTGCTACCGGTCGCGGAGCAGTACGGCCTCGGGGTGCTGACGTGGAGCCCGCTCGCGTCGGGCTGGCTGTCGGGCGCCGTACGCGCAGGTCAAGCCGTGACGACCAGCCGATCCGCCGTCATGCCGGAACGCTTCGACACCACGATCCCGGCGAACGCCGCCAAACTCGAAGCCGTCGAACAACTGGCCAAACTCGCCGACCAGTCCGGCCTCACCCTGATCCAGCTCGCCCTCGCCTTCATCACCACCCACCCCGCCGTCACCAGCGCCCTCATCGGCCCCCGCACCCTGGACCACCTCAACTCCCAACTGGCAGCCGCCGACACCACCCTCACCCCCGACATCCTCGACGCCATCGACACAATCGTTGCCCCCGGCACCGACCTCTCCCCCGCCGAGAAACACTCCGTCTCCCCCGCCCTGACCACCCCACCCCTTCGCCGCCGCTAA
- a CDS encoding TetR/AcrR family transcriptional regulator: METTPRRRADVRRNEKALLDAAAAAFVASGIDAPVRDIAARAGVGVGTVYRHFPSRADLVVAVYRHQVEALAQVGPQYLKSESTPYAALLRWVDGFVDFLVTKHGLPDALSQGDALHGYFLDELLPVCAELLAAARASGEINRPGIEAYELMRAIGNLCIGANDDERYDARRTVAVLAAGLTVSRAATDGK; encoded by the coding sequence GTGGAGACGACCCCACGCCGGCGCGCCGACGTACGCCGGAACGAGAAGGCCCTGCTCGACGCGGCCGCCGCGGCGTTCGTCGCGTCCGGGATCGACGCGCCGGTGCGGGACATCGCGGCCCGCGCCGGGGTCGGCGTCGGCACGGTGTACCGGCACTTCCCGAGTCGCGCGGACCTGGTCGTCGCGGTCTACCGGCATCAGGTCGAGGCGCTGGCCCAGGTCGGCCCGCAGTACCTGAAGTCCGAGTCCACGCCGTACGCGGCGCTGCTCCGCTGGGTCGACGGGTTCGTCGACTTCCTGGTCACCAAGCACGGGTTGCCGGACGCGCTGAGCCAGGGCGACGCGCTGCACGGGTACTTCCTCGACGAACTGCTGCCGGTCTGTGCCGAGCTGCTCGCCGCGGCGCGGGCGTCGGGCGAGATCAACCGGCCAGGCATCGAGGCCTACGAGCTGATGCGGGCCATCGGCAACCTGTGCATCGGCGCGAACGACGACGAACGGTACGACGCCCGCCGTACCGTCGCCGTACTCGCGGCCGGACTCACCGTGTCACGTGCAGCGACGGACGGTAAGTGA
- a CDS encoding dihydrofolate reductase family protein — protein sequence MSATYTFDIFSSLDGFGSHTGDWGGYWGKQGPEFLAHRLEQYGEDQRIVIGANTHRVNTVLLAGGGEGFDPWVRRMRELPTTVISSTLQEPLDWPDATVVSGDAVEVVRRLKEESGVPLRSHGSLTLNRALLAAGLVDRVQVTVFPVITGQTGVDPIFGGAPDLDLELLEARTLDGNTQELTYRPSLHVTR from the coding sequence ATGTCTGCGACGTACACCTTCGACATCTTCAGCAGCCTGGACGGGTTCGGGTCGCACACCGGCGACTGGGGCGGGTACTGGGGGAAGCAGGGGCCGGAGTTCCTCGCGCACCGCCTGGAGCAGTACGGCGAGGACCAGCGGATCGTCATCGGCGCCAACACCCATCGAGTGAACACCGTGCTACTGGCGGGCGGTGGAGAGGGCTTCGACCCGTGGGTGCGGCGGATGCGCGAGCTGCCCACCACCGTCATCTCGTCGACGTTGCAGGAACCGCTCGACTGGCCGGACGCGACCGTCGTCAGCGGCGACGCCGTCGAGGTCGTGCGCCGACTGAAGGAGGAGTCCGGCGTACCGCTGCGATCCCACGGCAGCCTGACGCTGAACCGGGCGCTCCTGGCCGCGGGTCTGGTCGACCGGGTTCAGGTGACGGTTTTCCCTGTGATTACGGGGCAGACAGGCGTCGACCCGATCTTCGGCGGCGCACCCGACCTCGACCTGGAGCTACTCGAAGCGCGCACGCTGGACGGCAACACCCAGGAGCTCACTTACCGTCCGTCGCTGCACGTGACACGGTGA
- a CDS encoding sulfatase-like hydrolase/transferase — protein sequence MADVSRPRNILFLMTDQHRVDTLGAYGNQLGTTPNLDELARTGTRFDRWYTPTAICTPARASLLTGQAPFRHKLLANYERNVGYIEDLGDGTFTFSQALRDRGYNCGLIGKWHVGTNRSAGDFGFDGPDLPGWHNPVDHPDYLAYLQERGFPPYEISDRIRGTLPNGGPGNLLAARLHQPVEATFEHYLATRAIEQLEQYAGEPFFLALHFFGPHLPYILPDEYFDLIDPAEVEPPRSIAETFQGKPPVQKNYSAHWAFDTMPIETTRKLIAIYQGYVALIDFEIGRVLAAMERLGLTDETAVFFTCDHGEFTGSHRLHDKGPAMYEDIYRTPGLLRVPGQPAGVVRDEFVSLLDCTATILELAGADPAPAIDSRSLLPLVTGDPVEWADDIVCEFHGHHFPYPQRMLRTKRYKLVVNPDSVNELYDLELDPDELLNVYEHPEQAAVRSQLMRRLYAVLRDRGDNFYHWMTSMYDVGDVTYDPSLSGLDESTYRP from the coding sequence GTGGCCGACGTGAGCAGGCCGCGGAACATCCTGTTCCTGATGACCGACCAGCATCGCGTCGACACTCTTGGTGCCTACGGCAACCAACTGGGGACGACGCCGAACCTCGACGAGCTGGCCCGGACCGGGACCCGGTTCGACCGCTGGTACACGCCGACCGCGATCTGTACACCGGCCCGCGCCAGTCTGCTCACCGGGCAGGCGCCGTTCCGGCACAAGCTGCTGGCCAACTACGAGCGCAACGTCGGGTACATCGAGGACCTCGGCGACGGCACGTTCACGTTCTCGCAAGCACTGCGCGACCGCGGGTACAACTGCGGCCTGATCGGCAAGTGGCACGTCGGCACGAACAGGTCCGCGGGCGATTTCGGCTTCGACGGCCCCGACCTGCCGGGCTGGCACAACCCGGTGGACCACCCGGACTACCTGGCGTATCTCCAGGAGCGCGGGTTCCCGCCGTACGAGATCTCCGACCGGATCCGCGGCACCCTGCCGAACGGCGGCCCGGGCAACCTGCTCGCCGCGCGCCTGCACCAGCCGGTGGAGGCGACGTTCGAGCACTACCTCGCCACCCGCGCGATCGAGCAGCTGGAGCAGTACGCCGGGGAGCCCTTCTTCCTCGCGCTGCACTTCTTCGGCCCGCACCTGCCGTACATCCTGCCGGACGAGTACTTCGACCTGATCGACCCCGCCGAGGTCGAGCCGCCGCGGTCGATCGCCGAGACGTTCCAGGGCAAGCCGCCGGTGCAGAAGAACTACAGCGCGCACTGGGCGTTCGACACGATGCCGATCGAGACGACCCGCAAGCTGATCGCGATCTACCAGGGGTACGTGGCGCTGATCGACTTCGAGATCGGGCGGGTACTGGCCGCGATGGAGCGGCTCGGGCTGACCGACGAGACCGCGGTGTTCTTCACCTGCGACCACGGCGAGTTCACCGGTTCGCACCGCCTGCACGACAAGGGCCCGGCGATGTACGAGGACATCTACCGCACGCCCGGTCTGCTCCGCGTCCCCGGCCAGCCGGCCGGCGTCGTACGCGACGAGTTCGTCAGCCTGCTCGACTGTACGGCGACGATCCTCGAGCTCGCGGGCGCCGACCCGGCGCCGGCGATCGACTCACGCAGCCTGCTGCCGCTGGTGACGGGCGATCCGGTCGAGTGGGCGGACGACATCGTCTGCGAGTTCCACGGACACCATTTCCCTTATCCACAACGGATGCTGCGCACCAAACGGTACAAGCTGGTGGTCAACCCGGACTCGGTGAACGAGCTGTACGACCTGGAGCTCGACCCGGACGAGCTGCTCAACGTGTACGAGCACCCGGAGCAGGCCGCCGTACGGTCGCAGCTGATGCGCCGTCTCTACGCGGTACTGCGGGACCGTGGCGACAACTTCTACCACTGGATGACGTCCATGTACGACGTCGGCGACGTCACCTACGACCCGAGCCTGAGCGGGCTGGACGAGTCGACGTACCGTCCTTAG
- a CDS encoding zinc-dependent alcohol dehydrogenase family protein: MRGVMMYGPGDVRVEERPDPVVERPTDAVIRLSAACVCGSDLWPYRGQDRLDGPTPMGHEYVGVVEQIGSAVTTVKPGDFVIGSFFASDNTCEICRAGYQSRCIHAELMGTIGTQAELARVPLADGTLVAVPGTPDAGLIPSFLAASDVLGTGWFAAVAAEAGPGKTVAVVGDGAVGLLGVLAAKQLGADRIIAMSRHEPRQQLAVEYGATDIVTERGDAGVARIKELTGGYGAHSVIEAVGTQESMMQAIRATRPGGHVGYVGVAHDVSLPGDELFFSGVHLHGGPAPVRQYLPTLIDLISRRVIDPGKVFDLSLPLDDAAQAYEAMDRRKAIKALLQP; this comes from the coding sequence ATGCGTGGAGTCATGATGTACGGACCCGGCGACGTTCGCGTCGAGGAGCGTCCCGATCCGGTTGTCGAGCGGCCGACCGACGCGGTCATCCGGCTGAGCGCCGCCTGTGTGTGCGGCTCCGACCTGTGGCCGTACCGCGGTCAGGACAGGCTGGACGGGCCGACGCCGATGGGGCACGAGTACGTCGGTGTCGTCGAGCAGATCGGGTCCGCGGTGACCACCGTGAAGCCCGGTGACTTCGTGATCGGCTCGTTCTTCGCGTCCGACAACACCTGCGAGATCTGCCGCGCCGGGTACCAGTCCCGGTGCATCCACGCCGAACTGATGGGGACCATCGGCACCCAGGCGGAGCTGGCCCGGGTGCCGCTCGCGGACGGCACCCTGGTCGCCGTCCCGGGCACACCCGATGCCGGCCTGATCCCCTCCTTCCTGGCCGCGTCGGACGTGCTCGGGACCGGTTGGTTCGCCGCCGTCGCCGCCGAGGCAGGACCGGGCAAGACGGTCGCGGTTGTCGGCGACGGAGCGGTCGGGCTGCTCGGTGTGCTCGCCGCCAAACAGCTCGGCGCCGACCGGATCATCGCGATGAGCCGTCACGAACCGCGGCAGCAGCTCGCGGTGGAGTACGGCGCGACCGACATCGTCACCGAGCGCGGGGACGCGGGCGTCGCCCGGATCAAGGAACTCACCGGCGGGTACGGCGCGCACAGCGTCATCGAGGCCGTCGGCACCCAGGAGTCCATGATGCAGGCGATCCGCGCGACCCGCCCCGGCGGCCATGTCGGATACGTTGGTGTCGCCCACGACGTGAGCCTGCCCGGCGACGAGCTGTTCTTCTCCGGCGTGCACCTGCACGGTGGCCCGGCGCCCGTCCGCCAGTACCTGCCGACGCTGATCGACCTGATCTCCCGCCGCGTGATCGACCCCGGCAAGGTCTTCGACCTGAGCCTTCCGCTGGACGACGCGGCCCAGGCGTACGAGGCGATGGACCGGCGCAAGGCGATCAAGGCACTGCTCCAGCCGTAG